One Mycolicibacterium crocinum DNA window includes the following coding sequences:
- a CDS encoding NAD(P)/FAD-dependent oxidoreductase, whose translation MATINGAVSHWFTELPQPRPALPGDRDADVCIVGAGYTGLWTAYYLKKADPSLRITVLEARFAGFGASGRNGGWLSGLAPGHRGLLAKKYGRDSVVAWQQTLNAAVDEVIAVASHEGIDADIVKGGNLEVARNAAQARRLRAEADEDREWGTDGIELLTAADAAARVRVDGLVLGSFNPHCARIQPAKLARGLADVVERLGVTIYEQTPVTTISPGRAQTSRGVVRAPVVLRATEGFTARMAGLRRRWLPMNSAMIATEPMPDDIWAQIGWVGRETLGDLAHGFFYAQRTADNRIAIGGRAVPYRYASRIDHDGAVGADTIAYLTRVLNTALPQTRGVPIAHGWCGVLGVPRDWSAGVSLDPVTGLGEAGGYVGHGVTATNLAGRTLTDLVLKRSTPLTELPWVGHHSATWEPEPLRWLGVRGMYTAYKMADRHEEGGRSSTSPIAVVADAIARRP comes from the coding sequence ATGGCCACGATCAACGGCGCGGTGTCGCACTGGTTCACCGAGCTTCCCCAACCACGCCCTGCCCTCCCCGGCGACCGAGACGCCGACGTCTGCATCGTCGGCGCCGGCTACACCGGATTGTGGACCGCCTACTACCTGAAGAAGGCCGACCCCTCGCTGCGGATCACCGTGCTGGAGGCGCGGTTCGCCGGGTTCGGCGCATCGGGACGCAACGGCGGCTGGCTGTCCGGGCTCGCGCCCGGCCACCGCGGGTTGCTGGCCAAGAAATACGGGCGAGACAGCGTGGTGGCGTGGCAGCAGACCCTCAACGCCGCCGTGGATGAGGTGATTGCGGTGGCCTCCCACGAAGGCATCGACGCCGACATCGTCAAGGGCGGGAACCTCGAGGTCGCGCGCAACGCGGCGCAGGCGCGCCGGCTACGTGCCGAGGCGGACGAGGATCGCGAGTGGGGCACCGACGGAATCGAGCTGCTGACCGCCGCCGACGCTGCTGCGCGGGTTCGGGTCGACGGGTTGGTGCTCGGATCGTTCAACCCGCACTGCGCGCGTATCCAGCCGGCCAAGCTGGCCCGCGGTCTGGCCGACGTCGTCGAACGCCTCGGCGTCACCATCTACGAGCAGACCCCGGTGACGACGATCAGCCCCGGCCGGGCGCAGACCTCGCGGGGTGTGGTGCGAGCACCGGTCGTGCTGCGCGCCACCGAGGGATTCACCGCGCGGATGGCCGGACTGCGGCGCCGGTGGCTGCCGATGAACAGCGCGATGATCGCCACCGAGCCGATGCCAGACGACATCTGGGCTCAGATCGGCTGGGTTGGACGGGAAACGCTGGGCGACTTGGCGCACGGGTTCTTCTACGCCCAGCGCACCGCGGACAACCGCATCGCGATCGGGGGCAGGGCGGTGCCGTATCGCTACGCCTCCCGCATCGATCACGACGGGGCCGTCGGCGCCGACACGATCGCCTACCTGACCCGGGTGCTCAACACCGCCCTCCCGCAGACCCGCGGGGTACCGATCGCCCACGGGTGGTGCGGCGTGCTGGGTGTTCCGCGTGACTGGTCGGCCGGTGTCAGCCTGGATCCGGTCACCGGACTCGGCGAGGCGGGCGGTTACGTCGGCCACGGTGTGACCGCGACCAACCTGGCCGGGCGCACGCTGACCGACCTGGTGCTCAAACGATCGACGCCGCTGACCGAGCTGCCATGGGTCGGTCACCACTCGGCCACGTGGGAACCCGAGCCGCTGCGGTGGCTGGGTGTGCGCGGCATGTACACCGCCTACAAAATGGCCGACCGGCATGAAGAGGGTGGGCGGTCCAGTACCTCACCGATCGCGGTGGTCGCCGACGCGATCGCCCGCCGCCCGTGA
- a CDS encoding Dps family protein has protein sequence MSSKGSKFTVPGLTEAKARKVADLLQKQLSTYNDLHLTLKHVHWNVVGPNFIGVHEMIDPQVELVRGYADEVAERIATLGASPQGTPAAILKDRTWDDYSVGRDTVQAHLAAVDLVYDGVIEDLRNSIEATEELDPVTQDILIGHAAELEKFQWFVRAHLENAGGTLSHEGKSTEKGAADAAR, from the coding sequence ATGAGTTCCAAGGGTTCCAAGTTCACTGTCCCCGGATTGACCGAAGCCAAGGCCCGCAAGGTGGCTGACCTCCTGCAGAAGCAGTTGAGCACCTACAACGACCTGCACCTGACTCTGAAGCATGTGCACTGGAACGTGGTCGGCCCCAACTTCATCGGCGTGCACGAGATGATCGACCCTCAGGTCGAACTCGTTCGCGGCTACGCCGACGAAGTCGCCGAGCGAATCGCCACTCTTGGTGCATCGCCGCAGGGCACGCCGGCCGCGATCCTGAAAGATCGTACGTGGGATGACTACTCCGTCGGCCGTGACACTGTCCAGGCCCACCTCGCCGCAGTCGATCTGGTCTACGACGGCGTCATCGAGGACCTGCGCAACAGCATCGAGGCCACCGAGGAACTCGACCCGGTGACCCAGGACATCCTCATCGGCCACGCCGCCGAGTTGGAGAAGTTCCAGTGGTTCGTGCGTGCCCACCTCGAAAACGCCGGTGGCACTTTGTCACACGAGGGCAAGTCGACGGAGAAGGGCGCCGCGGACGCGGCCCGTTGA
- a CDS encoding sulfite exporter TauE/SafE family protein: MIGLTVGLAVLVGVSLGLLGGGGSILTVPLLVYVAGMDAKVAIATSLLVVGVTSVVGAFSHARAGRVQWRTAMLFGASSMIGAYSGGQLTRFIPGDALLVAFAVIMVATAIAMLRGRRSTGAGAPQRRMPLLKTAAIGLALGLVTGTVGAGGGFLVVPALVLLGGLTMPAAVGTSLAIIAMNSFAGLAGYLSVMRIDWAVAAMVTAAAVAGALVGVRFADRINPEVLRRAFGWFVLVMASVVLGQQLNPIVGYVGVALACLVPASAFACNHIAACPLRRALNRHTVTAAAT, encoded by the coding sequence ATGATCGGGCTGACAGTCGGATTGGCCGTGCTCGTGGGCGTTTCCCTTGGCCTGCTCGGAGGCGGCGGTTCGATCCTCACGGTGCCGCTGCTGGTCTATGTCGCCGGCATGGACGCCAAAGTGGCGATTGCGACCTCACTGCTGGTCGTCGGTGTGACGAGTGTCGTGGGGGCGTTCTCACATGCGCGCGCCGGGCGGGTGCAGTGGCGGACGGCCATGCTTTTCGGTGCGTCGTCGATGATCGGCGCCTACAGCGGCGGTCAGCTGACCCGGTTCATTCCGGGCGACGCGTTGCTCGTGGCGTTCGCGGTGATCATGGTCGCGACCGCGATCGCGATGCTGCGGGGCCGGCGATCGACAGGAGCCGGTGCTCCGCAGCGCCGGATGCCCCTGCTCAAGACAGCTGCGATCGGGCTCGCCTTGGGCCTCGTCACCGGAACTGTCGGTGCCGGTGGCGGTTTCCTGGTGGTGCCGGCCCTTGTGCTTCTGGGCGGACTGACCATGCCGGCCGCGGTGGGAACCTCGCTGGCGATCATCGCGATGAACTCGTTCGCCGGACTGGCCGGCTACCTGTCGGTCATGCGGATCGACTGGGCGGTCGCGGCGATGGTGACCGCCGCGGCCGTCGCCGGCGCCTTGGTCGGGGTGAGGTTCGCCGACCGGATCAATCCCGAGGTGCTGCGTCGAGCGTTCGGGTGGTTCGTCCTGGTGATGGCCTCGGTCGTTCTGGGCCAACAACTGAACCCGATCGTCGGCTACGTCGGTGTGGCGCTCGCCTGCCTGGTCCCCGCATCTGCGTTCGCCTGCAACCACATTGCCGCATGCCCGCTGCGGCGGGCACTGAACCGCCACACCGTGACGGCCGCCGCAACCTGA
- a CDS encoding MBL fold metallo-hydrolase — protein MKFNQYYLDCLSHASYLIGDESTGRAVVVDPQRDVSEYLSDAAELGMRIELVIETHFHADFLSGHLELAAATGAKIVYSSVAEPEFEFMAVEDGERYSLGQVQLEFRHTPGHTPESLSIVIYEHPDDTQPYGVLTGDTLFVGDVGRPDLLASIGFSREELADKLYDSLHDKLMTLPDTTRVYPAHGAGSACGKNLSTDLWSTMGEQRRTNYALRAGDKATFMELVTEGQPPAPGYFVYDAILNRKDRALLDEAQMPAPMTYSQVREAMNAGAMLVDGRTPEEFARGHLRGAINIGLEGRYAEFAGSVVRPDVDIVLMTEPGMEREGKNRLARIGFDRVVGYLAEPYQTMFTHRDDVEVASRLTANGLGERMADVPELQIVDVRNPGEAAAGMIAGAVNIPVGQLPARVGELDPRKPTVVYCAGGYRSSVAASLLRQHGFADVSDVLGGYGAWEAAVQNA, from the coding sequence ATGAAGTTCAACCAGTACTACCTGGATTGTCTGTCGCACGCGTCCTACCTGATCGGTGATGAATCGACGGGCCGCGCGGTTGTCGTCGACCCCCAACGCGATGTGTCCGAATACCTCAGTGACGCCGCGGAACTCGGGATGCGTATCGAGCTCGTCATCGAAACCCACTTCCATGCCGACTTCCTGTCCGGCCACCTGGAATTGGCCGCCGCGACCGGGGCCAAGATCGTGTACTCCTCGGTTGCCGAACCGGAGTTCGAGTTCATGGCGGTCGAGGACGGCGAGCGCTACTCCCTGGGGCAGGTGCAGTTGGAGTTTCGGCACACCCCCGGGCACACCCCCGAGTCGCTGAGCATCGTGATTTACGAACATCCCGACGACACCCAGCCGTACGGCGTGCTGACCGGTGACACCCTGTTCGTCGGTGACGTCGGGCGCCCGGACCTGCTGGCCTCGATCGGTTTCAGTCGCGAGGAACTCGCCGACAAGTTGTACGACTCGTTGCACGACAAGTTGATGACGCTTCCCGACACCACGCGGGTGTATCCCGCACACGGCGCCGGTTCGGCGTGTGGCAAGAACCTCTCGACCGACCTGTGGTCGACGATGGGTGAACAGCGCCGCACCAACTACGCGCTGCGGGCCGGTGATAAAGCGACGTTCATGGAACTCGTCACCGAGGGCCAGCCTCCGGCGCCGGGCTACTTCGTCTACGACGCCATCCTCAACCGCAAGGACCGCGCGTTGCTCGACGAGGCTCAGATGCCCGCACCGATGACCTACTCGCAGGTGCGCGAGGCCATGAACGCCGGCGCAATGCTGGTCGACGGGCGCACGCCCGAGGAGTTCGCGCGGGGTCACCTCCGTGGTGCGATCAACATCGGCCTGGAGGGTCGCTACGCCGAGTTCGCCGGGTCGGTGGTTCGGCCCGATGTCGACATTGTGCTGATGACCGAGCCGGGCATGGAGCGCGAAGGCAAGAACCGTTTGGCGCGAATCGGTTTCGATCGCGTGGTCGGCTATCTCGCTGAGCCCTACCAGACGATGTTCACCCACCGTGACGATGTCGAGGTCGCCTCCCGGCTGACCGCGAACGGGCTCGGCGAGCGGATGGCCGATGTGCCCGAGTTGCAGATCGTGGACGTCCGCAACCCGGGCGAAGCCGCCGCCGGGATGATCGCCGGTGCGGTCAACATCCCGGTCGGTCAGCTTCCCGCTCGCGTTGGTGAACTCGACCCCCGCAAGCCGACGGTCGTGTACTGCGCAGGCGGCTACCGCTCCTCGGTGGCTGCGAGTCTGCTGCGGCAGCACGGCTTCGCCGATGTCAGTGATGTCCTGGGCGGCTACGGCGCCTGGGAAGCAGCCGTCCAGAACGCCTGA
- a CDS encoding DUF427 domain-containing protein, with the protein MSTREVKEPTAEHPITITPTAGRVQVRVNGALVADTRAALGLAESTYPVVQYIPLGDVDPAVLSCTDTRTYCPYKGEASYYSVNAGGTTVEDAIWTYEEPYPAVAAIAGHVAFYPNKADISVAPD; encoded by the coding sequence ATGAGCACACGTGAGGTCAAAGAGCCCACCGCCGAGCATCCGATCACGATCACCCCGACCGCGGGCCGTGTGCAGGTCCGGGTCAACGGCGCACTTGTCGCGGACACCCGTGCCGCGCTCGGCCTGGCCGAATCCACCTATCCCGTGGTGCAGTACATCCCGCTCGGCGACGTCGACCCCGCAGTACTGAGCTGCACCGACACCCGGACCTACTGCCCGTACAAGGGGGAGGCCAGCTACTACAGCGTCAACGCCGGAGGCACCACAGTCGAGGACGCGATCTGGACATACGAGGAGCCTTATCCCGCAGTCGCGGCGATAGCCGGTCACGTGGCGTTCTATCCGAACAAAGCCGACATCAGCGTCGCGCCGGACTGA
- the aqpZ gene encoding aquaporin Z, producing MTAPTMAHRLAAEFIGTFLLVLGGCGAAVFAANPAGDGSVGIGFLGVALAFGLTVLTGVYAFGTISGGHFNPAVTFGAALARRVEWKALPAYWVIQVAGGLAGGAVIYWIASGRADFTPTGHMAANGFGEHSPFHYSLAAVVIAEALLTFLFLLVILGATDDRAPKGFAGLAIGLMLTLIHLISIPISNTSVNPARSMGVAFFNGDGAPAQLWVFWLAPLAGAAVAGALYPLLFGRAEELADRPVRDDALER from the coding sequence GTGACAGCTCCCACGATGGCGCACCGACTGGCCGCGGAATTCATCGGCACGTTTCTGTTGGTTCTGGGTGGCTGCGGCGCCGCCGTTTTCGCCGCCAACCCCGCCGGTGACGGCTCGGTGGGCATCGGGTTCCTGGGTGTGGCGCTCGCATTCGGGCTGACCGTGCTCACCGGCGTCTACGCGTTCGGAACCATTTCCGGCGGGCATTTCAACCCAGCCGTCACCTTCGGGGCCGCGCTCGCCCGACGGGTGGAATGGAAAGCTCTGCCTGCCTACTGGGTCATCCAGGTGGCCGGCGGTCTGGCCGGCGGTGCCGTGATCTATTGGATCGCCTCTGGCAGAGCCGATTTCACGCCAACGGGGCACATGGCCGCCAACGGATTCGGTGAGCACTCACCGTTCCACTACTCGCTGGCCGCGGTGGTGATCGCCGAGGCGTTGCTGACGTTCCTATTCCTGCTGGTGATCTTGGGCGCCACCGATGACCGGGCACCAAAAGGATTCGCCGGCTTGGCGATCGGCTTGATGCTCACGCTCATCCACCTGATCTCGATCCCCATCTCGAACACGTCGGTCAACCCGGCCCGTTCGATGGGCGTGGCGTTCTTCAACGGTGACGGTGCACCCGCGCAGCTGTGGGTGTTCTGGCTGGCGCCGCTCGCCGGCGCGGCCGTGGCGGGTGCGCTCTACCCGCTTCTGTTCGGCCGCGCCGAGGAGCTTGCTGACCGTCCGGTCCGCGACGACGCGCTGGAGCGCTGA
- a CDS encoding chloride channel protein, translating into MAEAPGVRKAGGRLGQFLRDSGYLRKWLILGVAIGIIAGLGAVVFYLALDYTGRVLLGYLGGYHPPQAYADGGGTGSAGFVRPWAIPLIVFGGALVSAFLVAKLAPEAEGHGTDSAIEAVHTDPRSIRVRAVLVKLVSSALTIGSGGSAGREGPTAQISAGFGSLLTRMFDLSDADGRVAVSLGIGSGIGAIFGAPLGGAVLAASIVYREDFDYKALIPGFVTSGTAYAIYGSILGFEPMFGFVAHDYQFDPAQLGWFALIGIVSAAVGYAYARIFYGAVALTHRLPGGKVIKPAIGGLLVGLLALVIPQILSSGYGWVQLATTRDGLLTIPLWIVLVLPLAKIVATSLSIGSGGSGGIFGPGIVIGGFTGAALWRLADLAGAPAVPGGPAVFVIAGMMACFGSVAHAPLAVMLMVAEMTGSFAVIPGAMIAVGIAYLIIIRTPVSIYQSQRLNRETAGAERVTVPAPEILAADDDDEPVK; encoded by the coding sequence ATGGCCGAGGCGCCGGGTGTCAGGAAGGCCGGCGGACGGCTGGGCCAGTTTCTGCGCGACTCCGGCTATCTGCGTAAGTGGTTGATCCTCGGAGTCGCGATCGGCATCATCGCCGGGCTGGGCGCGGTGGTCTTCTATCTCGCGCTGGATTACACGGGGCGTGTGCTGCTCGGCTACCTCGGCGGCTACCACCCGCCGCAGGCCTATGCGGACGGCGGTGGCACCGGATCAGCCGGCTTCGTCCGTCCCTGGGCGATCCCGCTGATCGTGTTCGGCGGCGCACTGGTGTCGGCCTTCCTCGTCGCGAAGCTGGCGCCCGAAGCTGAGGGGCACGGCACCGACAGCGCCATCGAGGCCGTCCACACCGACCCCCGTTCGATCCGCGTCCGCGCGGTGTTGGTGAAGCTGGTGTCCAGCGCGCTGACCATCGGTTCCGGCGGCTCAGCCGGCCGCGAGGGACCGACCGCCCAGATATCGGCGGGCTTTGGGTCGCTGCTCACGCGGATGTTCGACCTGTCGGACGCCGACGGACGCGTCGCGGTTTCCCTCGGAATCGGCTCGGGCATCGGCGCGATCTTCGGCGCCCCCCTCGGTGGCGCGGTGCTGGCCGCCTCGATCGTGTACCGCGAGGACTTCGACTACAAGGCGCTGATTCCGGGCTTCGTCACCTCGGGCACCGCGTATGCGATCTATGGATCGATCCTCGGCTTCGAGCCGATGTTCGGCTTCGTCGCGCACGACTATCAGTTCGACCCCGCCCAGCTGGGCTGGTTCGCTCTGATCGGAATCGTCTCGGCGGCAGTGGGATACGCTTACGCGCGGATCTTCTACGGCGCGGTCGCGCTGACCCACCGGCTGCCCGGCGGAAAGGTCATCAAGCCTGCGATCGGCGGCCTACTCGTCGGTCTGCTGGCGCTGGTGATCCCGCAGATCCTCTCCAGCGGTTACGGATGGGTGCAGCTGGCCACCACGCGCGACGGGCTGCTGACGATCCCGTTGTGGATCGTCCTCGTGCTACCCCTCGCGAAGATCGTCGCAACGTCGTTGTCGATCGGAAGTGGCGGATCCGGCGGGATTTTCGGGCCGGGCATCGTGATCGGTGGCTTCACGGGTGCGGCGTTGTGGCGGCTGGCGGATCTGGCGGGCGCGCCGGCTGTGCCTGGCGGGCCCGCAGTTTTCGTGATCGCCGGGATGATGGCCTGCTTCGGCAGCGTCGCCCATGCGCCGCTGGCGGTCATGCTCATGGTCGCCGAGATGACCGGTTCGTTCGCGGTGATTCCGGGTGCGATGATCGCCGTCGGCATCGCGTACCTGATCATCATTCGCACGCCGGTGTCGATCTATCAATCGCAACGGCTCAACCGGGAAACGGCTGGGGCCGAACGCGTCACCGTTCCCGCTCCGGAGATCCTCGCGGCCGACGACGACGACGAACCGGTGAAGTGA
- a CDS encoding DNA-3-methyladenine glycosylase family protein, which produces MAVQRILTFPGPASPGLTLAPQRRGPGDPCYQLDADRSIWRTSLQASGPVTARIYRTAPDAVGCQAWGDGAEEFVEALPALLGVDDDPGAYRPQHPVIQAAAKRVPHLRLGRTARVLEALIPAVIEQRVTGADAFRAWRLLVTKFGTPAPGPAPARMRVPPPAEVWRRIPSWEFHRANVDPGRARTIVGCAQRADALERLSARPVPAARDALTTLPGVGVWTAAETAQRALGDTDALSIGDYHISKMIGWTLIGTPVDDAGMVELLEPERPHRYRAVRLLEASRLAYKPRFGARLPVQQISNL; this is translated from the coding sequence GTGGCCGTCCAGCGGATCCTCACCTTCCCCGGTCCAGCCAGCCCGGGGCTAACGCTGGCACCGCAGCGCCGCGGGCCGGGCGATCCGTGCTACCAACTGGATGCCGACCGGTCGATCTGGCGCACCAGCCTGCAGGCCAGCGGGCCGGTGACCGCGCGGATCTATCGCACCGCGCCCGACGCCGTGGGATGCCAGGCATGGGGTGACGGCGCCGAGGAGTTCGTCGAGGCGCTGCCCGCACTGTTGGGGGTCGACGACGACCCCGGTGCCTACCGTCCACAGCACCCGGTCATCCAAGCTGCAGCCAAACGAGTCCCCCACCTTCGACTCGGCCGCACCGCGCGAGTTCTCGAGGCCCTGATTCCCGCTGTGATCGAACAGCGGGTGACGGGCGCCGACGCCTTTCGTGCCTGGCGGCTGCTGGTCACCAAGTTCGGGACCCCGGCGCCGGGCCCGGCTCCCGCCCGGATGCGGGTGCCGCCGCCGGCCGAGGTCTGGCGACGGATCCCGTCGTGGGAATTCCACCGCGCCAACGTCGATCCCGGCCGCGCCCGAACGATCGTTGGATGCGCGCAGCGCGCCGACGCGCTCGAACGCCTGTCCGCCCGGCCTGTGCCCGCGGCGCGGGACGCACTCACCACGCTGCCCGGAGTGGGAGTGTGGACGGCGGCCGAAACCGCGCAGCGCGCGCTCGGCGACACCGATGCGCTGTCGATCGGGGACTACCACATCTCCAAGATGATCGGCTGGACGCTCATCGGCACCCCGGTCGACGACGCCGGCATGGTGGAGTTGCTCGAACCGGAGCGTCCCCACCGCTACCGCGCGGTCCGATTGCTCGAAGCCAGCCGGTTGGCGTACAAGCCCCGTTTCGGCGCCCGTCTCCCGGTGCAGCAGATCAGCAATTTGTGA